In Thermofilum pendens Hrk 5, the sequence GACACGCGTATACTTAGCCTGGACTCCTTTTTTCCTCCCACGACAACGGCTAAATCGGCGCCGGCGCTTACAAGTAGCCGTGCTACGTTCGCCTCGTTAGCACTTACCTCGGTAAACGCTACTATGTACCCGCAAACCTCGAATACGGAGGCCCTGAGTAAACCCTTCAGCTTCGCCAGCTTTTCGGAGCGAGGCTCCTCCTCTACTAGAAGGCTGTGCGCCAGCCTGTAGTCTCCACCGCTGTCTAAAAGCCATGAAAGAACCCTGAACGTGTTGCTAGAAGCGAAGAGAAGTTTCTTCGTGTCGTAGAGAATGCCAGCTATGCCTAGAGTTGCCAGTGTAGCGCACACGTTTACACCTTCGTCCATAAGGATCCTCGCGGCTATCACGGCGCTCGCGGGCTCTCTCTCTACTACTGCCAGCTTTGCGAGGGGTACAAGCTTCCCCTCGGGGAAGTGGTGGTCTACCACCACTAGGGTCACGCTAGGATCGGAGAATTTTTCGGCGAGCTCGCGTAGCTGGGAGGGATTAGAGAAGTCGCAGAGAATGAATGTCCGCGTATCCTCGGGGCATTCCCTCTGCCAGCTCATCCCCAGCCTGCCCAGAATAGTCTTTGAAACACTACTAATACCCCCGGGAAAACACAGATGGGCCTCTAGCCCTACCTCTTCGACGAGCCTAGCCATGAGGTAGGCGCATGCCAAGCCGTCGGGATCCGTGTTCACGTGAGAAGTAACGACTACAGCGCCTCGGAGTGTGCTGAGAAACTCGCGAAGCTTCATAGATGCTCAGCCTCACAGGCCCTGAAGCCCGGCTTTCCTTAACTCTTCCTCCGCTTTTTTCAGGTATTTAGACACAACGCGGTTCAAGGTATCCTCAAGCGTTTTCTTATCGTACAGCTTTGAGGAAACCTCTACGTCTAGCCTAAAGTCGTACGGCCAGTCCTCGTCTACCTCTACCTTGATTGTTAACTGGAGCTCAGGATCCTCGCTTAAAGCTTCCTGAAGTTCCCTGTACATCTCCTCTAGTACAAGCATGGAAACTCTCTCCAACTCCTCAAGGTCTTCTCGCTTACTGCGCCCTCTCAAGCCATCTACCCTGCTCCACTACTGGTTGGCAAAGCGGACCTCAGTTGCTTTTCCAGGCTCGCAAGGCGCTCTCGCAGGAGCTTTTCCCGCTTAGTAAACTCTTCCAGCCTGAGCTGAAGAAGCTCCTTCTCAGAGTTCAGTTCTTTCATAACCTCCTCTCTCGGCGTCTGTATGAGTATATTACCCATGGATCGGTAAACGAAGCCTCCCTGGGACTGTTCAAGAGCTTTCAGCGTGCGCTCGATCTCGAGGAGCCTTCCCCTGTACTGCTGTATGCTTAGGGTAACGGCTCTTAGCTCTTCCAGGGTTTGCTGATACTTAGCTATCGTCTGCTGGTCAACGCTCATACATGCTCGTAGTTTTTCTGCTTATGCGCTATAAAAACACTGCTCTCCTTCGATCTCTTCTGGTGAGAGATCCTTTCACCGCGAGTAGAGGCCTCATTCACGTGTGCCTCTGTGCAATCGGCTTACATTTATATCGTTCTAAAGTTTAGAAATCCCGGTGCCGTCGCAGAAAGCCTTGGCAGTATATGCAATGCTAATAGTGTATGTCTTGGTTAGCTTGTATGCTAACTGTGTGTTAGCGTTGCAAGTACAGGGCACGCCGGTGGCGAGCTTTGCCAATGCTTCTGGAGTGAACGTGACAGTTATCATTGTGGGGTATAACGGTGAGGATCTTTCTCAACACCTAGTTGATGCGTGGAAACTTAACATTGGGAATCTAACCAAAACATGTCCAAGTGTGAGGTGCACGATAAACCTAACCAGTTATGGGGTATACAACGTCACAATAGAGTACCTAAAAGTCCTAGTGTTCAAGAGCCCAGTCAACATTAGTAACTCTACCACTATAAAACTTAGAGTGAACATAACAAAGGTCGAAGTAAAACTCTATACCAACGACACGATGCCTCTCCAACTGGACAACTTTTCGGGCTACTTCGACGTAAATGGATTTCAGGTACCGTTTGATAAGAACACACCGGTTTATCTGCCCTTTGGAACCTTTAGGTACTTTGTCTCCTTCTCAAACATTAACAGGACAGGCTCCTTCACGGTTGATGGTAGGAGTACGCGGCTAGATATAGTGCTACCCATCATTAGCAGTGCTGAGATAGTATTTAGGACTCTTGACAATGAAAGCCCGGAAGGATTTAACGCCTCGCTAACACTGCGCTACGGGGAGAGAATCGTTCTTAAAGAAGGACCTCCTCTCAGAGATAAGTACTCGCTTTCCTACCCGCTTGCAGGTCTATACCACTTGAGGGTGGACTATAGGGGACAAACTGTGTACGAGGGCGACTTCACTATCGACAAGAATAATCGAAGGGTGGAGTTGAAGATTGGAGTTTTTAGGCGCGTAGAGATTCGGGTGCTCACGGCCGACAATAGGCCGCTGTACTCTGACGACATTTCCTTCGAGGTCGTATCCCCGCTTAACGATAGGATGAAGGTCACTCCGAACCAGGACGGCTACTTTAGCTTGGAGTTTTGCCCCTACAACTGGAGGTATACCTTACGGGTGAAAAGCAATACTCTGGGGGAAGTTTTCACGTACGATTTCTATGTGAAGTCCCCCTCTGTGGAGGTGCAGACAGAGCTCGTATCAACTTATCTTAGGGTCTCTCCGGGAGGATCTGCTAAACTGCCCGGAAACCTCTCCGTGACACTCTACTACATTTCTAGCTCGCCTATAGTCGTAAAGGTGGTATCGCTTTCACGCGTCGTCGACCAGGTAAACGAGCCAGTGGGCTTCCTGCCGATCAGGGGTAGGTACAGGGTGGTTGTCGAGTACGCGGGTTACAGGTGGACAACGGATTTCGACAGCGTGGCTCACGGAATTCTAGTGGTTACTGTGCCATTATTCGATGTTAGAATCTCGGCTGTCGACCTCGATGGCAACCCGCTCTACGGATGCATTGTTGCTTTACGCGTAGGGCAACCCTCACGGCTAGTTTTCCGAGACCAGTTGCGCAATGGGCAGGCATTCTTCAGCTTTGTTCCAAGCGACTACGGGTCCCTCTCCGTTAACTGCTCCGGTCTCGAAGTACTATCTGCGAGCATTCTTCCCAAAGAAATTGAAGCCGGTAGCATCAACGTCACGGCACGCGTTAAGACATTCCTGGTCACGGTGAAGGGGTGGTTTAACCGCGCGCTAACAGGGGCGAACGTCACCCTCGAGGTGAAATACAAGGGAACGGTTCTAACCTTCTCTACGACCACGGACTCCACTGGGACAGCGGTTCTTAGAAACGTGCCTCTACCCCTTGGAAGCAACGTTACCCTCACGGTGAGCTACGGAGGCTTCAGCGAGGTGAGAAACGTCTATGAGGGATCACCTCGCCAGGAGGTATTCCTCGACGTCTTCCTGGATACCCCCTTCCTAAAGGCGGGTCTCTACCAAACGGTGCTTCTTCTAGCGACTATAGTCTTCGTAGCCGCAGCATCCTTCGTTGTAGCGCGTAGAGTTGCACGCATAGCTACGTTCAGGTCGATGTTCGAGGAAGGGGGCTACTTCGAAGAAGAAAAGGAGGGCTTCTTGGAGAGGTTAAAGAAACTCTTCGGGAAGAAGGAGGAGAAAGAGGAGGAAGAGGAGAGCCTGGATATATTTGTGTAGCGCACGGGCGGAGGAGGATGGCGAGGTACTTCTTGAAAGTCGAGGAGGGGCTCCCTCTCGTGGGCCACCTGGCATTCGGCATAGTGGATAGGGGCACAAACCTCCTTCAGATCAGACCGACGTCCTTCTGCCCGCTTTCATGCGTGTTTTGTAGTGTGGACGCTGGTCCCAGGTCTACCAGGCGCCTCACAGAGTTTCTGGTAGATCACGAGTACCTTGTAAGCTGGTTTGTCGACGTCGCAAAGGCAAAGGGACTCGACAAGGCGCACGCGTACATCGACGCCGTGGGCGACCCGCTGACCTACGGAAGGATAATCGAGCTCGTAAGGCTACTCAGCTCTACGGGCGTTGCCGAGAGTATCACAATAGAGACTCACGGAGCCTTGCTGACACGAGAGCTCGTCGATAAGCTTGCAGACGCGGGGCTTACGCGTATAAACCTCTCTGTCGACGCGCTGGACCCTTCCCTGGCGCGCACGCTTGCCGGGACTCCCTGGTTCGACGTTAATAGAGTGATAAGCGTGGCTGAGTACATTGCCTCGAGCACGGATATCGACCTGCTAATAGCGCCCGTGTGGGTTCCAGGCGTTAACGACTCGGAGATACCGAGGATTATCGAGTGGGCCCTGCGGATAGGTGCGGGTAAACGGGTCCCCCCGCTCGGCATACAGAAGTACGAGGAGCACAAGTACGGTCGCAAGCCGCCGGGGGTAAAGCCGATGAAGTGGCACGAATTCTACTCGAAGCTGGAGGTCTGGGAGAAGGAGTACGGTGTAAGGCTCAGGATAAGGCCTGAGGATTTCGGTATAAGGAAGGCCCGCGCCTTGCCCCTAGCGTTCAGGAAGGGCGAGAAAGCCACGGTGAGCGTGGTCTACTGGGGGTGGCTTAAGGGGCAGTGGCTCGGAGTGGCGCGAAACAGGGTCATCACCATAGTAGGAGTACCCGGGGCGCCCCCGATAGGTAGAAAGGTTAAGGTAAGAATGTTGCGAACCCGTTCTAACATCTACGTGGCTAGGCTAGAAGCGTAGGCGCGTACATGAAGGCTTAAATAAAGAATGGAGTCTTACACCCTGCGGAGGGGTTATAAGTGTCGAAGAACCTCGTACTTCAACCTCCCCGGGGAACGAGGGACTGGTTGCCAGAAGAAGCTTACGCGAAGCGGATAGTGTCCGAGAAAATAAGGGAGGTCTTCGAGAGCTATGGATATGGAGAGGTGATAACCCCTGCCTTCGAGTACCTGGACTTGTTGAAGGCTAAAGCCGGGGAGGAAGTCGTCGAGCAGATATACGCCTTCAAGGACAAGGCAGGCAGAGAGCTGGGACTAAGGTTCGAGATGACCACGCCTATCGCCAGGATAGTGGCCTCGCGGCTTGACCTGGCTAAGCCGCTACGTTTCTACTACGTGCAACCCGTATGGAGGTACGAGGAACCCCAGAGGGGAAGGTGGCGCGAGTTCTGGCAAGCTGGTATCGAGCTCTTTGGGATCTCTGAGCCGGAAGGCGACGCCGAGGTTGTCGCCGTAACGTTCGACGCTCTAAAGGCTGTAGGGCTCAAGGACTTCGACATACGGGTTAACGATAGAAGGGTTGTCGAGGATCTCGTGCTGGGAGCAGGGATCCCCGGGGATCTCTTGCCGAGCGCCTTAAGAGTGCTTGACAAGATGGACAAGTTCGGGGAGGAGTACGTGGTATCCGAGCTGGCGAAGCTCGGGCTAAGGGAGGATGCCGCTACGTCTCTTCTCGAGAAGCTGAAGAGCGGTAGCCTCGACATTGATACCTCGACGCAGCCCGGTAGGGAGGGGTTGAGGAGGCTAGCCCTCGTGGTGGATACGCTCAAGAACTGTTACGGAATAAACGTTACAGTTGACTACGCAATCGTAAGGGGACTCGGGTACTACACGGGTTTTGTGTTCGAGGTAAAAGCAGGCTCTTCGGAGGGGCTGGGGAGCATAGCCGGGGGCGGGA encodes:
- a CDS encoding DHH family phosphoesterase, which encodes MKLREFLSTLRGAVVVTSHVNTDPDGLACAYLMARLVEEVGLEAHLCFPGGISSVSKTILGRLGMSWQRECPEDTRTFILCDFSNPSQLRELAEKFSDPSVTLVVVDHHFPEGKLVPLAKLAVVEREPASAVIAARILMDEGVNVCATLATLGIAGILYDTKKLLFASSNTFRVLSWLLDSGGDYRLAHSLLVEEEPRSEKLAKLKGLLRASVFEVCGYIVAFTEVSANEANVARLLVSAGADLAVVVGGKKESRLSIRVSDELQKAGIDAGEIAQSVASALGAEGGGHAGAAGVKTTDRKAHGRMSRAIVNEVIERLFRYLCTQRSGAR
- a CDS encoding prefoldin subunit, which codes for MSVDQQTIAKYQQTLEELRAVTLSIQQYRGRLLEIERTLKALEQSQGGFVYRSMGNILIQTPREEVMKELNSEKELLQLRLEEFTKREKLLRERLASLEKQLRSALPTSSGAG
- a CDS encoding carboxypeptidase-like regulatory domain-containing protein; this encodes MRCTINLTSYGVYNVTIEYLKVLVFKSPVNISNSTTIKLRVNITKVEVKLYTNDTMPLQLDNFSGYFDVNGFQVPFDKNTPVYLPFGTFRYFVSFSNINRTGSFTVDGRSTRLDIVLPIISSAEIVFRTLDNESPEGFNASLTLRYGERIVLKEGPPLRDKYSLSYPLAGLYHLRVDYRGQTVYEGDFTIDKNNRRVELKIGVFRRVEIRVLTADNRPLYSDDISFEVVSPLNDRMKVTPNQDGYFSLEFCPYNWRYTLRVKSNTLGEVFTYDFYVKSPSVEVQTELVSTYLRVSPGGSAKLPGNLSVTLYYISSSPIVVKVVSLSRVVDQVNEPVGFLPIRGRYRVVVEYAGYRWTTDFDSVAHGILVVTVPLFDVRISAVDLDGNPLYGCIVALRVGQPSRLVFRDQLRNGQAFFSFVPSDYGSLSVNCSGLEVLSASILPKEIEAGSINVTARVKTFLVTVKGWFNRALTGANVTLEVKYKGTVLTFSTTTDSTGTAVLRNVPLPLGSNVTLTVSYGGFSEVRNVYEGSPRQEVFLDVFLDTPFLKAGLYQTVLLLATIVFVAAASFVVARRVARIATFRSMFEEGGYFEEEKEGFLERLKKLFGKKEEKEEEEESLDIFV
- a CDS encoding radical SAM protein, with translation MARYFLKVEEGLPLVGHLAFGIVDRGTNLLQIRPTSFCPLSCVFCSVDAGPRSTRRLTEFLVDHEYLVSWFVDVAKAKGLDKAHAYIDAVGDPLTYGRIIELVRLLSSTGVAESITIETHGALLTRELVDKLADAGLTRINLSVDALDPSLARTLAGTPWFDVNRVISVAEYIASSTDIDLLIAPVWVPGVNDSEIPRIIEWALRIGAGKRVPPLGIQKYEEHKYGRKPPGVKPMKWHEFYSKLEVWEKEYGVRLRIRPEDFGIRKARALPLAFRKGEKATVSVVYWGWLKGQWLGVARNRVITIVGVPGAPPIGRKVKVRMLRTRSNIYVARLEA
- the hisS gene encoding histidine--tRNA ligase, producing MSKNLVLQPPRGTRDWLPEEAYAKRIVSEKIREVFESYGYGEVITPAFEYLDLLKAKAGEEVVEQIYAFKDKAGRELGLRFEMTTPIARIVASRLDLAKPLRFYYVQPVWRYEEPQRGRWREFWQAGIELFGISEPEGDAEVVAVTFDALKAVGLKDFDIRVNDRRVVEDLVLGAGIPGDLLPSALRVLDKMDKFGEEYVVSELAKLGLREDAATSLLEKLKSGSLDIDTSTQPGREGLRRLALVVDTLKNCYGINVTVDYAIVRGLGYYTGFVFEVKAGSSEGLGSIAGGGRYDDLVSVVGGPKIPASGMAIGVERLLEALSMQGALKLDYREVDVCVIPVKKTPEILSEAVAVARELRVAGMKVVLEVSERSLSKLLEAASKRGARFAIILGERELKEGVVTVRDLYLWKEEKVARPHLYEYIRAGSST